The region AAGTCTAGTGGAAAATAGGCTGTGGTTTAAATTTTAGTCTATTTCcacaatttgttttttaatgtaaacttTTTTCCATAACTGCCAGCAGTTAAATAGGACATATTTATAAATTGGCCTATAAGAACAAGATGTAAGCATTACCTCATTACACTGTAATCTGAGGGTCACGCTGCATCATCTTTTTTCATCATAACtcacaaaaataacttttgtcaTAGAGGATTTAGCTTCAGGTTGAATGAGGAGACCCGGTTTATCCCCCCTAACTTTTACTTGATCTTAATCTTGATTTTCTTGATGTACCATGACATTAATGTGAAATGCCACATTTACAATATCTGGACAGTTGTGTGTTGCCTCTTATCAGCAAATTTTACCCTGTCATTCTAACACATGGTCAGAATTCTGCCAGGAGCAGAATTTGTTTGGGGAAACTGACGCAGTAATTTGCCAACATAGCAGATCAAAGGATTCGGGAGGGGACTGGAGAGGGCTTAGGGCTGTATACTTAAAATCCAATTGTAAAAGTAAATTTTTGAGGATTTCTTTtataagaaagcaaaaacatgcTTTATTGAAATTTGGATTAAACAGAACAATGTCCCACACCCCCATGTATGTTATGTTTCATTTGGGGATCATTAGacctgccattaaaaaaaaggtattgaaataaaatttggtCAGCTTCAAATAAGAAAAGTGATTTCaagttttcaaacattttcaaatatcttAACATGTTCaagaaaacttttgtttcaCATTATTAACCAGTCTGTTTCATAAGCTGTAAATTCGGAtgcttcctttgcttccttCATTTCCCTTTGAAAGGATCCCTTGGTAGTTGAGAGGATGCATTCCGCCTGTTTCAAGATGCTGCTGTTCATAACTGCCCATCTGCAAGTGGGCAGAACAGCACCCATCTTTACAAAGCGCTCTGAAAATGTAGATGAATATATGCAAATTGTTATTATTTACTTTGGTGAGACTTTGAATAGGAGTCACAAAGTGATATGGTCCATTGAACATTTAAATCTTCTTTCCATCAGTCTGAAGCCCATAATCTATAATAATCAAACACATTATCAGATAAATATGTAGTTCTCCATCCTGTGTGGTACCAATTTCTGCCAGGGATTATGtgacagaatgaaaataatttttcatactGCTGTTCATTTTTCACCAAATGCTTTGAGAGGAGGACTATTTCTGTAAGCATTCTTCAGCAGAAGGAGGGatgtttagtttcttttcctaagaTAACTTTATGGCCATAGAACTTGACCACTTTTACTTAATCCAACATTTAATGTTTATGTAGCACTTAGCAAGCCATAGTGTTTAtatcagcattttcttaaaatgtagaTTACACTTTCTGTCCTTGTTCAGTGATATttaataaagcaataaaaatagatttacacaatatgcaaaaaagaaacattatgaAGTATCATGAAATACATCTTtgtgaaaattcagttttgtcATTTACTTACATTTATTACAATGCCTGGATCATCTGCGGTAATTCCACTGACTTTGAGGTGATTTATACTAGCTCAATATCTGACCTTGTAaacatgcaaatatatttttgcctGCTTTATAGCTCAagttctttcttattttttactCATATCTTGCAAGGAAATAATATCTTGGATATGACTTCTCATAAATTTAAGGAGAGGCTTGAATTTACATATTTTAGTCCCTACACCTATCTGATTTTaagagttttggttttggaCCTAATACAGTCtagaaaatgattttaaaatgcctcAGAAGCTTGCAAAATGTTTCCGGCCAGCAACTGATTCCAACTAAGTTCTGAGTGTACAGGGTCTGGTACTGCAATAGAGGTTCTAAAGGCATGTCTCTGACTTGATTTAGAGGCTATGGAGGGTttttatcaatagaagtatGTTACTTATCAAAGTAAAAGCCATTTTTTGCATTATTGGAATAAAATTCTGAGGTAAGCTGAGCACCTTAACTCCAGTTCCTTTAGTGGGAGTATCCAGCTATTCATCAGCATTGGACCAAAGATACATTCTTAGCAAAATTGAGTGAGGCCAGATGTCACTTCCAGTCGCTAAGCAACTCTACCAAAGTCAGAGGAATTACTCCAGGTGCCTATCAGcataagtaaaattaaattttgaccCATATATCTTAAATCGGCATAACTTATGTATGCTATAGATCATTTTGTATTACCCACAGTGGGCTGTAAGAGGTAAAGGccagtataaaatattttccagtaatTAGTGCAAAAGATGTGCTATGAAATGCACTGGATGCACTTCCATGAAAAtccaaaaaaacagaaaggtgACAGTTACCTAAATATACTCTAAGTTTCTGACACTAGAGATGAGCATTATTTTGCACAAGGTTCAGATGCAAAATGTCTTTGAGAACCTGAACTACCCTTCCCAAAGGGAGCGGGAAAAGGCAAAGCCCCAACACAAAGGGAGCACAAGAAGTATTGGACAAGGGTGGAGTTGTGACTGTATTAAagtcaatagaaaaaaaaattggattgATTCATTGACTCAAAGGGGGTGAGGCTTTCATCCATGACATGCTCAAAAATGCTTacagaagggagaggaaaatgttaatttaaacatattttgttatttctatgAGTAGAATTCCTCGTCCAGAGTGCTAGTTAAATCAGCATAAATCCAGATTAATTGCACTGGAGTCTTTGGGATTTGCTACAAGTTTACATGCAGTGCCAGATCATACTCTCTCTCTTCCCTAAATGAATACCTGAACGTATGTTAAAATCTCTGAATTATAAAGGTAAATAGTGTAAAATATatcatttccctttttatatAAGTGTGATCACTATaaaccttcattaaaaaactcCTTACAAGAAAGGATCTTGACTCTTAGACACTTATAAATTTAATAGCTGCCCAGTACCTTCTCATCTATTTCTCCGAAGTATGAACTTTTGCTATGATATACAATTCAAAAGCACTGCACCTCTCAAACCAAGTTTAATcccaaacaaaacataaaaaagcagTATATTAGGTTTATTTAACACATAGTTGTATGCACACACACTGCTGTTGGCTTGAACAATATCCAGAAATTCAATCCATTTCAGAGACTTGTTGGCTTTTCCTCCAACCTATAAATTGCTTTAACTTTAGGAATTTCTTTCAAGCTAATAAAGCTTATCCTACATAAGGTAATGCCACTTCTTTGTCTTCCTGAGTTTCTTTTGTAAATCTGTTCCTCAGCTGGACTACATCGAGGTAGAACCATTTGCTTCAATTTCTGCGcatactgcatttattttgtatacATTACCTGTAGGTACAATGACAGTCAGATCTCACCATCTTGTGTATTTAAGTACTACTAAGATTCAAGTATCTCTTCTGTTGAAGTTTTCTATTGTTTCAAAGAACTCCTTTGAATCTTTCAAGTATGTAGCTGTTTCAAGGTCACTTCagtagtttttaaatatttctcccCACAGGACTTTTTCAAAGAGCAATAGCTCAAAGCGGAACAGCTCTCTCCAGCTGGGCAGTTAGTTTTCAGCCTGCAAAATATGCCAGGATGCTGGCTACAAAAGTTGGTTGCAACATGTCAGACACTGTAGAATTGGTAGAATGTCTACAGAAGAAGCCTTATAGAGAACTTGTCGACCAGGACATTCAACCAGCAAGATACCATATAGCCTTTGGACCAGTAATCGACGGCGATGTGATACCAGATGATCCTCAGATATTGATGGAACAAGGAGAATTCCTCAATTATGACATCATGTTGGGAGTTAACCAAGGGGAAGGGTTAAAATTTGTTGAAAATATTGTGGATAGCGAAGATGGCATATCAGCTAGTGATTTTGACTTCGCAGTTTCTAATTTTGTGGATAACTTATACGGATACCCTGAAGGCAAAGATATATTGAGGGAAACAATTAAATTTATGTACACGGACTGGGCAGATCGACACAATCCTGAGaccagaaggaaaacactgcTGGCTTTGTTCACTGATCACCAGTGGGTTGCACCCGCAGTGGCTACAGCAGATCTTCACTCAAATTTTGGATCGCCTACATATTTCTATGCCTTCTACCACCATTGCCAGACAGATCAGGTACCTGCATGGGCAGACGCAGCCCATGGAGATGAGGTTCCTTACGTACTAGGAATCCCCATGATTGGTCCTACTGAATTATTTCCTTGTAATTTCTCCAAAAATGATGTCATGCTAAGTGCAGTGGTGATGACATACTGGACAAACTTTGCAAAAACTGGGTGAGTACCAGATGATGAATGGTCTTGTATACAAACTCAGGATACAATGATGCAGTGCCTTCCCTTGGTTATCTCCCTTGGGAATGCCTCTGTACTTGTAGGATGAGTAAGAGATTAAGAATTGGGTTGGATATTTATGTTTATTGTAATGTCAGTCAGCTCATTTACACATTCCagcaaaaagagggaaaaaatatctttgtgaACATTCtgcatgaagaaattaaaaaaaattaccttctacaaaaaaataattaagggaTTCCCCAGAAAAGTGCAAAAATAAGCCTTTAACGTATGTGTATAGTTAAAAATGGTTACATTCGTAACTGACTTTGCCCCAGCACTGATAATATTGTCATCCCATGAGACAgaaaattacataaatattgCATCAAAAATAATACAgcttattttaataatgtattttgttttaaattgacAATTCTGACCATAAAATACGTGACTTTAAACTTGaaaatttttgtcattttcattaatttttctttcaccagTAGTTCAAAACACTTTTCTACCTTCGGCCACTGGACTCCAAGTCGCTATGCGTTACATTGAGTTATGCCCTGCCATGGTCTTTCACCTCTGGAAGGCCACAGATACTGCATATGAACTGAGATGCTAAGCTTTACGAGCTTTATgttactaaaaaaagaaaagcaaagcttaaTGTCCTCTCACACTGGTCTCTCATAGACATTTGTCCACATTACCACATTGCTGGCAATCTGTCCACAGCAGCAAAAGATTTCAGTGTGAGAGACACTAGCATTTTGGGGAACTAGGGAAGTCACTGAAGTCTATGTAAAAGAAGGGATAGTTTGCATAATGCTGTTTCTAATCAAGATTATTAAGGCCTCTAATTTTAGGAAATAGCATTCTGCTCTGTCCAAAGGCAGACTCAAACATTAAGTATAAAATCCTAATTATGTTAATTTTATAATTCCTTTCGAAATACTTTGTAAcattggagattttttttttttttagtgaccCAAATCAACCAGTGCCGCAAGATACAAAATTCATCCATACAAAACCAAATCGTTTTGAAGAAGTAGCATGGACCAGATATTCTCAGAAAGACCAACTGTATCTTCACATTGGATTAAAACCACGAGTTAAAGAACATTATAGGGCCAATAAAGTGAACCTTTGGTTGGAACTGGTACCTCATCTGCACAATCTTAACGACATTTCACAGTATACCTCTACCACAACTAAAGTGCCATCAACTGATAATACTTTCAGACCAACaaggaaaaattctgtttctgttacTTCAGCCTTTCCTACAGCCAAACAAGACGATCCTAAACAACAACCAAGCCCGTTTTCAGTGGATCAAAGGGACTATTCAACAGAATTGAGTGTTACTATTGCAGTTGGTGCATCTTTGCTGTTCCTGAACATTTTGGCCTTTGCAGCGTTGTACTACAAAAAAGACAAGCGGAGACATGATGTTCACAGGAGATGTAGCCCACAACGTACTACTACCAATGATCTCACCCATGCACAAGAAGAGGAGATAATGTCCCTCCAAATGAAGCACACTGACTTGGATCATGAATGTGAGTCCATCCATCCACATGAGGTGGTTCTTAGGACCGCCTGTCCCCCAGACTACACGCTAGCTATGAGAAGGTCTCCTGACGATATTCCCTTGATGACACCCAACACCATCACAATGATCCCCAACACTATACCAGGGATTCAACCCCTACACACATTCAATACATTTACTGGAGGACAGAACAATACTCtgccccatcctcatccccaccCCCATTCACACTCAACAACCAGGGTATAGCCAGACAAGACGaaacaaactttattttttgaTGGATTACAGTAGGTGATGTTACTGAAGATTACTTGGCTTTCAACCTACAAGACTCTTACTATTTAAATATGGAGGAATATTATGTGAATATACATATCAAGaacttttggggttttgaaaaaaatgaattgtaCATATATCAAATGaacttaaacaaacaaacaaaacaaaagaaaaaaacaaaaaacccaactgtttGCAATTGCTTGAAGCAGTTGTCCTGAATGATACTTTTTCATTCACATTCAAGTATTAATTTTTTGAAGATTTAAGTTACATAATGGAATTAGGCATGTGCAACACAAACAGGAGAGAACTAtgactgaaaattttaaaaacctatAAATATGCACAAGGGACACACTAATGGAATGTCAGATAATTTTCACCAATTTTTATTTGGACCTGTTTTCTTGTGTAGACcatatttacatatttgaaTAAGTACACAAAGCACCAATGCTGTTAAGGCCTTAGAAAGGGGCCCATGCTGAAACCTGCCAGTCAGAGAAGTTTTACAGCCTGGCAGGTACAACATTATCACATAAGTGCTGTCAGTATAAAAGTTGTGGGAATAAAGGAAACTGGATATTTTTAGCACGATGTGCATGATAATTTATATGCTTGGTGGCTGTGCTGCTGATTAAGCCGTAATTAAAATTCTTCTCATCCCATTGGAGTTTTTAATAGAAGCTTTCTCCATCAATTGGCACAACCtaaagaagttttttaaagGGGCAAAAGtaattacagtaaaataattcaTGGTAGCTTCAGAAGTAGGAGGAATTGCAACAGTTCTTAAAGGTATTTATGGCATTCTATGTATACAGTGGTGAACCCTCGCTGATACGAATCCcagacaaaaaaatctgtattattaatgttttttttcctttccacctaAATAATTTCTAACTTTAACATGCCTATAACTTTAATGGATTCTCCTATGATGAAGGATTTATAATTTGCTGTGATTTAGTTACGATATATTTAGTTCAAATTGGTAAGGTAAAGTGTGTCCAAAAATTTAATTGCAATGATATTTTGCAATATAAAAATGCCCCAATATTACTGCTCTGATTACACTTTTCAGTTTATTGTTTAAACTCATGTTGCATGTTACAAAGTTTACTTATAATACTTTAATATAAAGTTAATTCCCTTTTTGCTGTACATCAGCTTTGCCATGCAAATGAATTCTCTAGACCAGATGGCAACAGTGTAGAAAAAGAGGGTATGTAAGAATGGGGAGAGAGCCAACAACTGGAAATCATAAAATCTGAATACTACGTATGTTTGTGTGATTTGAAATGAATGCTCTAAAATCACAAGAAATTTTTCATTCCCCTGTTGCTTTCCAGTAATTACATACCATGGTCCTTTCAAATTGTTTGTATATGTAATCAGATGtacatttatataaaagaaataattgagaTGGACTTAAGAGCACATCCCTGATAAATACTTTCTCTCTTACCTGTACTATATTTCTATTAGACTAAagttatgtgattttttttttacattttttcaaattactAGCAATTTTGATAGTTTGTAAGATAATGTGAAGAACTTTCTCTGACAAACTAACTGCagtaacagaaacatttcttttcagttactCTTTTTCAAGAATGAAAGCTTATTACACACAAAAATTGTATACTACTTGATGGAAAATTACTTTGTACTTCTTGGCCATATTACTGGTCACTGAGTGAAATAAAGATAATCTGGATAACGAATATTATTCCAATGCTAAGAGACCTGATCTTTGCTCATTAAAGAGCTAAAATGTTTATtgctgttttgtcattttttaatgaagtaatgGTAACTGTCTCAAATAAAGAGTAATATCTTAAGACCAGTCTGGTTTTTGAAGACATGAACATGCCTTCTACAACTAATACAACTGCATATTTATGGGCCAGTCCCACCTACAACCATTTCTTACAGAGATACTGACATTGTGATAGCATGGTGTCATAGTATTACACGCAAGTCTCCCCCAGTTTTCAGGAATAAGTTAAAAATGCAAGTatcaacaccaaaaaaaaaagccaaggaacAGGCCTAATTGAAATAAATCTGCAGTATTccatgacaggaaaaaaatcacctggGTTTTATTTGGGTGATTGAATTTTCATAAAGGATCTCTAGAAGTTCAAAGCGTGTTTGCTAACATCAAGCACAAACGTTAAAACTgaagctgaaagcaaaataaagtactgcaatttcagtcattttatttagctatttaaaaaaaaaaaaatctatatctTTAATTAGGGCATGTTACAGTCCCCAGTTTTAAATTAAGCTCTTTCGGTAGAAGCATAAAAAAATAGTCTTCAAAATCCAGGGCGGTCTGTGTGCAATTTCTGCCTGATGTGGTTGTGCTTTTAGACTGTGACCTGCCAATGTAAACCAATAAAAAGAATTGTCTGCCATCTGATAATTATTGTTTAATAGGAAGATTGTATTTTGCTATGttgatgaaacaaaacaaaaaaatacaaaaatattgaTGGCCATAAAACAAGATATTCATGAAATATGATTTTATGTGCTTTTCTTAACtttatcaaaaccaaaataactttCTACTATAGTTTATTTGTGGccatatatctatatatctatatatatacagTATCTGGTAATTGTTTACTTTTATTAGTTACAAAATAAATGATTTAGGTAAACCAAGCATGACACTACACTTTATTTCTGTCAGCcaacagtatttaaaatgtgaaagatgAAGACAACACCACAAATTTTATCACTCCtgttgggaaaaaagaaaaaaaagtccattcCTGTGATGCAGATACTGTGATTGATATTTTAGTGGCTACTTTAAATCACAGCAGCTGGCTTTCCAAAAGTAAGATGGTGTCCCACTTTTTAACACAACATTAAGAAAGACCAAGAGCTGttttaaagctgaaacaaaataaaaatacaggcGATGGTTTTGGAATATCTTCATTATGCTTCATGGAATAtaagtttgttctttttaaaatatttacctgtttgatttgttttccaCGGTAGCCTACAAGAAGGCAAAACTGAGTGTGATATTTCATTTCTTGTATCATCCTTGGGCCAGATTTCCAATAAAATTAGGGTATCAGTCAGTCTTTGGAAGTTCAGTAAGAATATAAAAAGCCTGCACTTACTGCTTTCACACTTTTGTAAATATGTTTGCAGACCTTTTTAAGAAAGTGTATTCTaccattttgagaaaaaaataacaatggaATCATTGTCTCGTTTATCTATTAAAATTACAGGCAATATAATGTGCTGTGCTGACATTTCTAGGAGAAATAAAGCAGATAAAACCGCATTTTGCTCAGTGGTATCTCAGTTGGTTACACGTGGTATTCTCCACCCACTGAAGCCTTGCGGGGCATGGGTGAACTACCTGAATATAACGTGCCATAGGAAGGAAAATGCAGTTGTTGTTTTCATTGTCTGTACTAAACATGGATTCCTATGTCACAAGACTTTAGTTATTGGATATTTTGGTTATTGAAACACCCTGAAAACCGGATGAATAGAGGTCTAACAAATAAACATGTTACAGATTTAAAGACACCACTGCACAGAAAATGTTGGAATTTCTGTTGCCAACTTCACTAATAGATGAAACAGCTGAATTCATAGGAAGTCGTCAAACATCATGGCATTCCTTTAATGTTTGTaagttgttggttttttcctgtggtgttagtttaaaatattggccttcccccccgcctttttcTAGTAATGAACTGTTACAGATGATCGCTTTTTAATGTAAGCGAACACTAgataatttaattattattgtgAAAATGTGCTCCCAAATAAATTAGATTAATGGGAAATTCCCTGCagaggttttgttatttttcattcaaagcTCTTGTCAAAATATCTGTTGGagcagttctgcttttttttcagtctgtaagCTAAGGGACTTTCTccaaataacattaaaaatctctttttctctttgaaataataACACTATAAGATTAAGATGTCCTTCTGAGGCCTCCAAATAAATATGAACAATTTGAAATACGGCGAACGGGCTTTTACTCTAAACATTCTAATTTGATTTAATTCCGGCACATCAATACATTTGTATGCAGACCAGAAATTAGAGGCATTTGATAAGGCGTTCAAGAGACCCATGCAGCAGAATCAATGAGTTAACCACCAGCCATGCACAAAGTCCCTTTTCTCTTAGGTTCTGGTAATGCTATTGTATAATTGATTTCTTATTTACAGAATCAGTAAAAACTTAACTTTGTGAAATGGGAAATGGTTAGAACAAGGTAATGAACTTTATCTGGTGGaaaatgtttaggaaaaaatgttgAGAATCACCTAGGAAGTCTAGATTTTTATGTGCAACCTGGCTTCATTCCTTTTTGTTGCTATTATAATTCTCAGTAATTCATACACATGGGAAACTATCATTTCTGTGATAAGCTTTAGTTTCTAAAAGGAATTTAAGTATTGTATGTAAATAGCAGATTAAAGCCTATTCTGAGTTTAGTTTCCCTTGCTATTGGGATGAATGAAAAACCTCACAGAAATGCAACAAGTTTGTTCAAGTAATTTTCATACAGtatcttgaaatgtttttttttttttttcaattgaaGATAAAAGTACCATCACAGCAGTAAAAGCCGTGTAAGTATTTGTCACAGAAAATGCCTTCTTGTATATATACGCGTCTTTCTCTCCATATGCGTACCCACATGCACTACTCCAGCCAATAGCGGAGATTTCAAAAAACATGAATAAACAAGGAATTTTACCTTCTTGCACCATGCAGAGCCAATTGAAAGGTAAATGCAAGTGCTCAGCGTGGAGGTAACACCGATGCCTCATTCTACATTCTCCGGTGTTATTGACCAGATGCTCAGctgatgacatttttttttagcaccACCTGAATTAGTATTTATCATAGGGCCATTGAAATCAATGAAGCCCTGACAATTTACACCAGCTATCGATCTGCTTCTGGACCTTTAATGTTCATCATGGCTCATCTCACCTTCCAATTTTGCATATCTTCTCACGCACATGAACACCTACTCACAGAAATTATTACAAGTATAACTACCTGATTTATGATGACTATCAAGCactaaaatatgctttaaaatacGCTTATAGTTATTGGTATGTAAGTCCaacactcagaaaaaaagagccttctacataaaaaaaaaatccctggtaATTACACTGATGCAAAGAAAAGGTTTGTACCACAGTTTGCAGCTTTTACATGCTGTAGTAAGTTTTAtgttaaaatctttttaaaaaggaacattCAGTTCTGTCTGATCCTCAAACCTGTATGTTGACCTATATGTTGAACATGCAATGACCCTTTCCAGCAGTTGTAAACCTGCTCTGCTATGGTCCATTGTGGAAGGGAAGAAGCATACAACTGATCCACACGCTTTCTGTAAATTCAGGACAGAAATAGCTGGATTTTCTCAGTCATCTGAATTTTCCCCTCTCAGTGGCAGCAATGCCAGGCACTCAGCGTTTATGAGCTTAGCTTTAGAATGATGGCattcaaaaaaataataaatgtggAGTCCTTAAGTCTATAGGGTTGGGCAGTTAGTAGTCAGGTTTTCTGCTTTACAGCTCTAAAAGCCAGTaactttttttcaaacagaagttCATAATACTGGCAACCAGAGGTGATAATGCTAGAGCTTAATTAACATGAGGTTCGTGAAAGAGCTGATAACGCTTTaactgcattatttaaaaaagaaaaaaaaaagacaaattttgcATGTAGTGATTTTGTTCAGTTGCTGTGGAATTAATGACAATTTTGCTGTTGACTTTACTGAAAGAAGGATTAGTTCAGAAATCTGTATGAACTCCTGTGAGGTCCATATAACAGTTAAACAGCTATGACCATGGCTTCTAAGATCCCTTGGATGTTTCCAGACCTCCCTGAGTTATGTATCCATCCGCATTTCTGCAAAGAGGAGCATGTATGTTCAGGTATTGATTCAAATAGGTTCTTCCCAAAAGGACACATCACCGTGATACTGCAAAATCAGCTAATACACCTTATTTTTCAGCAGGTCTTGTGAGCTTGGTCTCAGCACTGGATCAGCGTGGCCACATGGCTCTGGGCTGGAGTGTGATTGTACCTCATGGGTGTGAAGGATAGAAAAAGAACACTTGTGACTGCAAAGCAGTCGTGGGCCAGACCCTGTATAATATACTTGATATAAATTTTCCCTGGA is a window of Pelecanus crispus isolate bPelCri1 chromosome 9, bPelCri1.pri, whole genome shotgun sequence DNA encoding:
- the NLGN1 gene encoding neuroligin-1 isoform X7; translated protein: MAFPRSMWLNCVWRAMVVRLLHMGLNATFAFCILGFLLHAAAVSSQKLDDTNPVVTTNFGKIRGIKKELNNEILGPVIQFLGVPYAAPPTGERRFQPPEPPSPWADIKNTTQFAPVCPQNIIEGRLPEVMLPVWFTNNLDVVSTYVQDQNEDCLYLNIYVPTEDDIRDSGGPKPVMVYIHGGSYMEGTGNLYDGSVLASYGNVIVITVNYRLGVLGFLSTGDQAAKGNYGLLDLIQALRWTSENIGFFGGDPLRITVFGSGAGGSCVNLLTLSHYSEGLFQRAIAQSGTALSSWAVSFQPAKYARMLATKVGCNMSDTVELVECLQKKPYRELVDQDIQPARYHIAFGPVIDGDVIPDDPQILMEQGEFLNYDIMLGVNQGEGLKFVENIVDSEDGISASDFDFAVSNFVDNLYGYPEGKDILRETIKFMYTDWADRHNPETRRKTLLALFTDHQWVAPAVATADLHSNFGSPTYFYAFYHHCQTDQVPAWADAAHGDEVPYVLGIPMIGPTELFPCNFSKNDVMLSAVVMTYWTNFAKTGDPNQPVPQDTKFIHTKPNRFEEVAWTRYSQKDQLYLHIGLKPRVKEHYRANKVNLWLELVPHLHNLNDISQYTSTTTKVPSTDNTFRPTRKNSVSVTSAFPTAKQDDPKQQPSPFSVDQRDYSTELSVTIAVGASLLFLNILAFAALYYKKDKRRHDVHRRCSPQRTTTNDLTHAQEEEIMSLQMKHTDLDHECESIHPHEVVLRTACPPDYTLAMRRSPDDIPLMTPNTITMIPNTIPGIQPLHTFNTFTGGQNNTLPHPHPHPHSHSTTRV
- the NLGN1 gene encoding neuroligin-1 isoform X5, producing the protein MAFPRSMWLNCVWRAMVVRLLHMGLNATFAFCILGFLLHAAAVSSQKLDDTNPVVTTNFGKIRGIKKELNNEILGPVIQFLGVPYAAPPTGERRFQPPEPPSPWADIKNTTQFAPVCPQNIIEGRLPEVMLPVWFTNNLDVVSTYVQDQNEDCLYLNIYVPTEDGPLTKKQTDDLGDNDGAEDEDIRDSGGPKPVMVYIHGGSYMEGTGNLYDGSVLASYGNVIVITVNYRLGVLGFLSTGDQAAKGNYGLLDLIQALRWTSENIGFFGGDPLRITVFGSGAGGSCVNLLTLSHYSEGLFQRAIAQSGTALSSWAVSFQPAKYARMLATKVGCNMSDTVELVECLQKKPYRELVDQDIQPARYHIAFGPVIDGDVIPDDPQILMEQGEFLNYDIMLGVNQGEGLKFVENIVDSEDGISASDFDFAVSNFVDNLYGYPEGKDILRETIKFMYTDWADRHNPETRRKTLLALFTDHQWVAPAVATADLHSNFGSPTYFYAFYHHCQTDQVPAWADAAHGDEVPYVLGIPMIGPTELFPCNFSKNDVMLSAVVMTYWTNFAKTGDPNQPVPQDTKFIHTKPNRFEEVAWTRYSQKDQLYLHIGLKPRVKEHYRANKVNLWLELVPHLHNLNDISQYTSTTTKVPSTDNTFRPTRKNSVSVTSAFPTAKQDDPKQQPSPFSVDQRDYSTELSVTIAVGASLLFLNILAFAALYYKKDKRRHDVHRRCSPQRTTTNDLTHAQEEEIMSLQMKHTDLDHECESIHPHEVVLRTACPPDYTLAMRRSPDDIPLMTPNTITMIPNTIPGIQPLHTFNTFTGGQNNTLPHPHPHPHSHSTTRV
- the NLGN1 gene encoding neuroligin-1 isoform X3; the encoded protein is MAFPRSMWLNCVWRAMVVRLLHMGLNATFAFCILGFLLHAAAVSSQKLDDTNPVVTTNFGKIRGIKKELNNEILGPVIQFLGVPYAAPPTGERRFQPPEPPSPWADIKNTTQFAPVCPQNIIEGRLPEVMLPVWFTNNLDVVSTYVQDQNEDCLYLNIYVPTEDGPLTKKQTDDLGDNDGAEDEDIRDSGGPKPVMVYIHGGSYMEGTGNLYDGSVLASYGNVIVITVNYRLGVLGFLSTGDQAAKGNYGLLDLIQALRWTSENIGFFGGDPLRITVFGSGAGGSCVNLLTLSHYSEGNRWSNSTKGLFQRAIAQSGTALSSWAVSFQPAKYARMLATKVGCNMSDTVELVECLQKKPYRELVDQDIQPARYHIAFGPVIDGDVIPDDPQILMEQGEFLNYDIMLGVNQGEGLKFVENIVDSEDGISASDFDFAVSNFVDNLYGYPEGKDILRETIKFMYTDWADRHNPETRRKTLLALFTDHQWVAPAVATADLHSNFGSPTYFYAFYHHCQTDQVPAWADAAHGDEVPYVLGIPMIGPTELFPCNFSKNDVMLSAVVMTYWTNFAKTGDPNQPVPQDTKFIHTKPNRFEEVAWTRYSQKDQLYLHIGLKPRVKEHYRANKVNLWLELVPHLHNLNDISQYTSTTTKVPSTDNTFRPTRKNSVSVTSAFPTAKQDDPKQQPSPFSVDQRDYSTELSVTIAVGASLLFLNILAFAALYYKKDKRRHDVHRRCSPQRTTTNDLTHAQEEEIMSLQMKHTDLDHECESIHPHEVVLRTACPPDYTLAMRRSPDDIPLMTPNTITMIPNTIPGIQPLHTFNTFTGGQNNTLPHPHPHPHSHSTTRV
- the NLGN1 gene encoding neuroligin-1 isoform X6 yields the protein MAFPRSMWLNCVWRAMVVRLLHMGLNATFAFCILGFLLHAAAVSSQKLDDTNPVVTTNFGKIRGIKKELNNEILGPVIQFLGVPYAAPPTGERRFQPPEPPSPWADIKNTTQFAPVCPQNIIEGRLPEVMLPVWFTNNLDVVSTYVQDQNEDCLYLNIYVPTEDDIRDSGGPKPVMVYIHGGSYMEGTGNLYDGSVLASYGNVIVITVNYRLGVLGFLSTGDQAAKGNYGLLDLIQALRWTSENIGFFGGDPLRITVFGSGAGGSCVNLLTLSHYSEGNRWSNSTKGLFQRAIAQSGTALSSWAVSFQPAKYARMLATKVGCNMSDTVELVECLQKKPYRELVDQDIQPARYHIAFGPVIDGDVIPDDPQILMEQGEFLNYDIMLGVNQGEGLKFVENIVDSEDGISASDFDFAVSNFVDNLYGYPEGKDILRETIKFMYTDWADRHNPETRRKTLLALFTDHQWVAPAVATADLHSNFGSPTYFYAFYHHCQTDQVPAWADAAHGDEVPYVLGIPMIGPTELFPCNFSKNDVMLSAVVMTYWTNFAKTGDPNQPVPQDTKFIHTKPNRFEEVAWTRYSQKDQLYLHIGLKPRVKEHYRANKVNLWLELVPHLHNLNDISQYTSTTTKVPSTDNTFRPTRKNSVSVTSAFPTAKQDDPKQQPSPFSVDQRDYSTELSVTIAVGASLLFLNILAFAALYYKKDKRRHDVHRRCSPQRTTTNDLTHAQEEEIMSLQMKHTDLDHECESIHPHEVVLRTACPPDYTLAMRRSPDDIPLMTPNTITMIPNTIPGIQPLHTFNTFTGGQNNTLPHPHPHPHSHSTTRV